A genomic stretch from Mya arenaria isolate MELC-2E11 chromosome 10, ASM2691426v1 includes:
- the LOC128205078 gene encoding kielin/chordin-like protein has protein sequence MYYSLKMETGHSFAVIYLLLAFYACYDVRGMLLGETCAGDFNCTYNGMVFCGHIPCPLEPCAVQLVHRKGDCCAHCPSGPAADDPMGNPCPYNCTQAGVHYCFPIPCAQIPCVDGRIKQGECCPSCPNGPNCSAPDGHVISYNHWQIIDGKNCTCITPPGYVNCI, from the exons ATGTATTACTCGTTGAAAATGGAAACTGGACATTCTTTTGCTGTAATTTATTTGCTTTTAGCGTTCTATGCGTGTTATGACGTCAGGGGTATGTTGCTAGGTGAGACGTGCGCGGGTGATTTCAACTGCACGTACAATGGAATGGTGTTCTGCGGACACATCCCATGTCCGCTGGAGCCTTGTGCTGTACAGCTGGTACACAGGAAAGGAGACTGCTGTGCTCACTGTCCTTCTGGCCCAGCAG CTGATGATCCAATGGGAAACCCTTGCCCCTACAACTGCACCCAGGCCGGTGTCCACTACTGTTTCCCGATACCCTGTGCCCAAATCCCGTGCGTTGACGGGAGGATCAAACAAGGGGAGTGCTGCCCTTCATGTCCTAACG GTCCTAACTGCAGCGCCCCAGACGGTCACGTGATTTCTTATAACCATTGGCAAATCATCGACGGCAAGAACTGCACGTGTATCACACCGCCTGGTTATGTCAATTGTATCTAA